A portion of the Cydia fagiglandana chromosome 7, ilCydFagi1.1, whole genome shotgun sequence genome contains these proteins:
- the LOC134665684 gene encoding esterase FE4-like: protein MYTYCTSLVLFCVYLLYIRCTVCTKNDPIVTVKQGQLQGATDTLYDGSTYYSFRGIPYAQPPLGQLRFRAPLPPQSWKGVRQATEYGSICAQKESEPDSVFQGSEDCLFLNVFTKSLHGRTPVMVFIHGGSYLAGSGNDDLYGPKFMVQKDVILVTLNYRLEVLGFLSLNIPEVPGNAGMKDQVAALKWIKENIAKFGGDPDNITIFGESSGACSVTHHILSPMTRGLFHKVIAQSGTSVHDWAIGEGSKSRAFRVGKYLGKDTNNTTELLEFLRSQPAANLTNLTIATSTEDELYRGLPERFLPVVEKKFGNVEAFLSEYPLDTLQSKRIRKVPLMLGYNSAEAIIMIQDRLGKLDIYNNNPSYDVPREIAEKLTQEKMNDMGKRIRKFYIGDREYTKDDYKEIVTMLSDVHFVYDTHRFTYLYSKHNSPIYMYRFSFDTDLNVFKNFSTMGLDLKGACHADELFYMFSNDFTKEAYESQEKLKNYVSKVTKLWTDFAKTSNPTPDNCLGPRWPVYTTQNKGYLDINVQSTAGSFAEKQRVEFWDTLYCEAGLPCIKNNEVIL, encoded by the exons atgtatacgtattGTACTTCGTTGGttttgttttgtgtttatttactttatatacGATGTACAGTTTGTAcaaag AACGACCCGATAGTGACAGTGAAGCAAGGGCAGCTACAGGGGGCTACAGACACGCTGTATGATGGATCAACTTACTACAGTTTCAGGGGCATCCCGTATGCCCAGCCACCATTGGGGCAGCTGCGGTTCAGg GCTCCTCTGCCACCTCAGTCCTGGAAAGGCGTACGCCAGGCAACCGAATATGGGTCCATTTGTGCGCAAAAGGAGAGTGAACCAGACTCCGTCTTCCAAGGCAGCGAAGACTGCTTGTTCCTCAACGTCTTCACCAAATCCCTCCATGGTCGTACACCCGTCATGGTCTTCATACACGGAGGAAGCTATCTAGCTGGATCTGGTAATGATGACTTGTACGGACCAAAGTTCATGGTTCAGAAAGATGTTATCCTGGTTACTTTGAATTACCGCCTTGAAGTGCTTGGATTCTTAAGCCTGAATATCCCTGAGGTTCCCGGTAATGCGGGGATGAAGGACCAAGTTGCGGCATTGAAGTGGATAAAGGAGAATATTGCAAAGTTTGGAGGAGATCCCGATAATATTACGATTTTTGGGGAGAGTTCCGGGGCTTGCTCAGTGACGCATCATATCTTGTCGCCAATGACTAGAGGACTATTTCATAAAGTTATCGCGCAAAGTGGTACTAGTGTCCATGATTGGGCGATAGGTGAAGGCAGCAAGAGCAGGGCATTCAGAGTTGGAAAATATTTAGGAAAAGACACGAATAATACCACTGAGCTGCTTGAGTTTTTACGATCTCAACCAGCAGCGAACCTAACTAACTTGACAATTGCTACGAGTACGGAGGATGAGTTGTATAGAGGATTGCCTGAGCGATTTTTGCCGGTTGTCGAAAAGAAATTTGGTAATGTCGAAGCGTTTCTAAGTGAATATCCTTTGGATACACTTCAATCGAAAAGAATTCGTAAAGTTCCATTGATGTTGGGATATAACTCCGCTGAAGCCATTATTATGATTCAAGATAGATTAGGAAAGTTAGACATTTACAATAACAATCCCTCCTACGATGTGCCTAGAGAAATAGCTGAGAAACTAACCCAAGAGAAAATGAATGATATGGGTAAAAGAATTAGAAAATTCTATATTGGTGACAGAGAGTACACAAAAGATGATTATAAGGAGATAGTTACTATGTTATCTGATGTGCATTTCGTGTATGACACTCACAGATTTACCTACTTGTATTCTAAACACAACAGTCCCATTTATATGTACAGGTTCAGTTTCGACACTGACCTCAACGTTTTCAAGAATTTTTCAACTATGGGTTTGGATTTGAAAGGAGCATGTCATGCTGATGAACTATTTTATATGTTCTCTAATGATTTTACTAAAGAAGCGTACGAATCGCAAGAGAAATTAAAGAATTACGTGTCGAAAGTGACTAAATTATGGACAGATTTTGCTAAAACCAG caACCCAACTCCAGACAACTGCTTGGGACCAAGATGGCCGGTATACACGACTCAGAACAAGGGATACCTAGACATCAACGTGCAGTCGACGGCGGGAAGCTTCGCTGAGAAGCAGCGCGTGGAGTTCTGGGACACACTGTACTGCGAGGCTGGCTTGCCTTGCATAAAAAATAACGaagtaatattataa
- the LOC134665686 gene encoding juvenile hormone esterase-like isoform X1 gives MFKLISTSISILVQAPKRLIRSFSLATEAMVNKLCALFVLCVHVLNTTGFKNEPIVTVEQGRLQGAVATLHDGSSYYSFKGVPYAQPPVGPLRFRAPQPPQPWQGILNATEHRDVCIQVNLMARSTVAEGSEDCLFLNIYSKSLQPSAKIPVMVYIHGGAFLSGSGNDDMYGPNFLLQHNVVLVTLNYRLEVLGFLSLDTPEVPGNAGMKDQVAAMKWVKDNIAQFGGDPDNITLFGESAGASSVIYHMLSPMSQGLFHKAITQSGTSINDWAQGINGKERAFKIGKHLGKDTKDPTDLLEFLRGLPASKLIRLTNVTLTPDEKYRGLPIHFAPTKEKKFENVEAFLSEEPLDLILSNKICNIPLLLGYNSAESIIMVQDRLKKLPIFNKTPSYDVPREIVHKINQEKMIEMGERIKKFYVGNRDYNIEDVKEIVQLLSVLHFVYNTHRFAYLYSKHNSSIYMYRFSIESDLNIVKNMSGIDVKGASHADELFYIFSTNMTNEDYETQEKLRDYVWRVTKMWTDFAKTSNPTPDNSLGVKWPKYTVANKEYLEIDDKLTEGKFADRESVEFWNKLYCEAGLPCINKSNL, from the exons ATGTTCAAATTAATATCAACAAGCATAAGTATCCTGGTCCAGGCCCCGAAGCGGCTTATTCGGAGTTTCTCTCTGGCTACCGAAGCAATGGTGAATAAGTTGTGTGCGCTTTTTGTTTTGTGTGTTCATGTTCTGAATACGACTGGTTTTAAA AATGAGCCGATAGTGACAGTGGAGCAGGGAAGACTACAGGGGGCAGTGGCCACACTGCATGATGGCTCCTCATATTACAGCTTCAAGGGTGTCCCGTACGCCCAGCCTCCTGTAGGACCATTACGGTTTAGA GCACCACAGCCACCACAGCCATGGCAGGGCATCCTGAACGCAACAGAACACCGAGACGTCTGCATCCAAGTCAACCTCATGGCCCGCTCCACAGTCGCTGAAGGCAGCGAAGACTGCCTGTTCCTCAACATCTACTCCAAGTCACTCCAACCCTCAGCAAAAATACCTGTCATGGTCTACATCCATGGCGGAGCATTTCTATCCGGCTCAGGAAACGATGACATGTACGGACCAAACTTTCTACTACAGCACAATGTTGTTCTAGTCACTTTGAATTATCGCCTTGAAGTACTAGGCTTCCTATCCTTAGATACCCCTGAAGTCCCGGGCAATGCGGGCATGAAAGACCAAGTAGCTGCTATGAAATGGGTTAAAGATAATATAGCTCAGTTCGGAGGAGATCCAGATAATATAACACTCTTCGGAGAAAGCGCTGGTGCATCCTCCGTTATATACCACATGCTGTCACCGATGTCTCAAGGATTATTCCATAAAGCTATCACGCAAAGCGGGACTAGTATAAACGACTGGGCGCAAGGAATAAATGGGAAAGAGAGGGCATTTAAAATCGGCAAACATTTAGGTAAAGATACTAAAGATCCTACAGATCTATTGGAGTTTTTAAGAGGTTTACCAGCGTCAAAGCTAATTAGATTGACTAATGTAACTTTAACTCCTGATGAAAAGTACAGGGGACTACCTATTCATTTTGCGCCAACAAAGGAAAAGAAATTTGAGAATGTCGAGGCGTTCCTTAGTGAAGAACCATTGGATCTCATTCTGTCAAATAAAATATGCAATATTCCATTATTGCTTGGATATAATTCTGCAGAAAGCATAATAATGGTTCAGGATAGGCTGAAAAAACTGCCGATTTTTAATAAAACGCCGTCATATGACGTGCCTAGAGAAATAGTACACAAAATAAATCAGGAAAAGATGATCGAAATGGGGGAAAGAATAAAGAAATTCTACGTTGGTAACAGAGATTATAACATCGAAGATGTGAAGGAAATAGTTCAACTATTATCAGTGTTACATTTTGTTTACAACACGCATAGATTCGCTTATCTATACTCTAAGCATAACAGTTCAATATACATGTACAGATTTAGTATAGAAAGTGATTTGAATATAGTTAAAAACATGAGTGGGATTGATGTAAAAGGAGCCAGTCATGCCGACGaactgttttatattttttcgaCGAACATGACCAATGAAGATTATGAAACGCAGGAAAAACTAAGGGACTATGTGTGGAGGGTTACCAAAATGTGGACGGACTTTGCTAAAACCAg CAATCCCACACCAGACAATTCTCTAGGAGTAAAATGGCCGAAATACACCGTTGCCAACAAGGAGTACCTAGAAATAGACGACAAACTCACCGAGGGCAAGTTTGCCGACCGAGAGAGCGTCGAGTTCTGGAATAAGTTGTACTGCGAGGCAGGCTTGCCTTGCATTAATAAGAGTAACTTGTGA
- the LOC134665686 gene encoding juvenile hormone esterase-like isoform X2 has translation MFKLISTSISILVQAPKRLIRSFSLATEAMNEPIVTVEQGRLQGAVATLHDGSSYYSFKGVPYAQPPVGPLRFRAPQPPQPWQGILNATEHRDVCIQVNLMARSTVAEGSEDCLFLNIYSKSLQPSAKIPVMVYIHGGAFLSGSGNDDMYGPNFLLQHNVVLVTLNYRLEVLGFLSLDTPEVPGNAGMKDQVAAMKWVKDNIAQFGGDPDNITLFGESAGASSVIYHMLSPMSQGLFHKAITQSGTSINDWAQGINGKERAFKIGKHLGKDTKDPTDLLEFLRGLPASKLIRLTNVTLTPDEKYRGLPIHFAPTKEKKFENVEAFLSEEPLDLILSNKICNIPLLLGYNSAESIIMVQDRLKKLPIFNKTPSYDVPREIVHKINQEKMIEMGERIKKFYVGNRDYNIEDVKEIVQLLSVLHFVYNTHRFAYLYSKHNSSIYMYRFSIESDLNIVKNMSGIDVKGASHADELFYIFSTNMTNEDYETQEKLRDYVWRVTKMWTDFAKTSNPTPDNSLGVKWPKYTVANKEYLEIDDKLTEGKFADRESVEFWNKLYCEAGLPCINKSNL, from the exons ATGTTCAAATTAATATCAACAAGCATAAGTATCCTGGTCCAGGCCCCGAAGCGGCTTATTCGGAGTTTCTCTCTGGCTACCGAAGCAATG AATGAGCCGATAGTGACAGTGGAGCAGGGAAGACTACAGGGGGCAGTGGCCACACTGCATGATGGCTCCTCATATTACAGCTTCAAGGGTGTCCCGTACGCCCAGCCTCCTGTAGGACCATTACGGTTTAGA GCACCACAGCCACCACAGCCATGGCAGGGCATCCTGAACGCAACAGAACACCGAGACGTCTGCATCCAAGTCAACCTCATGGCCCGCTCCACAGTCGCTGAAGGCAGCGAAGACTGCCTGTTCCTCAACATCTACTCCAAGTCACTCCAACCCTCAGCAAAAATACCTGTCATGGTCTACATCCATGGCGGAGCATTTCTATCCGGCTCAGGAAACGATGACATGTACGGACCAAACTTTCTACTACAGCACAATGTTGTTCTAGTCACTTTGAATTATCGCCTTGAAGTACTAGGCTTCCTATCCTTAGATACCCCTGAAGTCCCGGGCAATGCGGGCATGAAAGACCAAGTAGCTGCTATGAAATGGGTTAAAGATAATATAGCTCAGTTCGGAGGAGATCCAGATAATATAACACTCTTCGGAGAAAGCGCTGGTGCATCCTCCGTTATATACCACATGCTGTCACCGATGTCTCAAGGATTATTCCATAAAGCTATCACGCAAAGCGGGACTAGTATAAACGACTGGGCGCAAGGAATAAATGGGAAAGAGAGGGCATTTAAAATCGGCAAACATTTAGGTAAAGATACTAAAGATCCTACAGATCTATTGGAGTTTTTAAGAGGTTTACCAGCGTCAAAGCTAATTAGATTGACTAATGTAACTTTAACTCCTGATGAAAAGTACAGGGGACTACCTATTCATTTTGCGCCAACAAAGGAAAAGAAATTTGAGAATGTCGAGGCGTTCCTTAGTGAAGAACCATTGGATCTCATTCTGTCAAATAAAATATGCAATATTCCATTATTGCTTGGATATAATTCTGCAGAAAGCATAATAATGGTTCAGGATAGGCTGAAAAAACTGCCGATTTTTAATAAAACGCCGTCATATGACGTGCCTAGAGAAATAGTACACAAAATAAATCAGGAAAAGATGATCGAAATGGGGGAAAGAATAAAGAAATTCTACGTTGGTAACAGAGATTATAACATCGAAGATGTGAAGGAAATAGTTCAACTATTATCAGTGTTACATTTTGTTTACAACACGCATAGATTCGCTTATCTATACTCTAAGCATAACAGTTCAATATACATGTACAGATTTAGTATAGAAAGTGATTTGAATATAGTTAAAAACATGAGTGGGATTGATGTAAAAGGAGCCAGTCATGCCGACGaactgttttatattttttcgaCGAACATGACCAATGAAGATTATGAAACGCAGGAAAAACTAAGGGACTATGTGTGGAGGGTTACCAAAATGTGGACGGACTTTGCTAAAACCAg CAATCCCACACCAGACAATTCTCTAGGAGTAAAATGGCCGAAATACACCGTTGCCAACAAGGAGTACCTAGAAATAGACGACAAACTCACCGAGGGCAAGTTTGCCGACCGAGAGAGCGTCGAGTTCTGGAATAAGTTGTACTGCGAGGCAGGCTTGCCTTGCATTAATAAGAGTAACTTGTGA